From Stenotrophomonas nitritireducens, the proteins below share one genomic window:
- a CDS encoding ECF-type sigma factor, whose protein sequence is MSKQITQLLHRWQQGDMDAREHLFEALYSDLMLIARNRLSQQTNGTLQPAALVNESLMRLLGSDAGYKDRTHFVAIAALKMRSVLVDHLRARAAGKRGGNAEQLTLSHADQVPDENGIGYDVLALHQALNQLAELEPRAASTIELTYFGGMSRDEIALVLDVSAPTVDRDLRFARAWLNRQLR, encoded by the coding sequence TTGAGCAAGCAGATCACTCAACTACTGCATCGCTGGCAACAGGGCGACATGGATGCGCGTGAGCATCTGTTTGAAGCCCTGTACTCGGATCTGATGCTGATTGCGCGCAATCGCCTGTCGCAGCAGACCAATGGCACCTTGCAGCCGGCCGCGCTGGTCAACGAATCGCTGATGCGCCTGCTCGGTTCCGATGCCGGCTACAAGGACCGCACCCACTTTGTCGCGATCGCCGCATTGAAGATGCGGTCGGTGCTGGTGGACCACCTGCGCGCGCGGGCCGCCGGCAAACGCGGCGGCAATGCCGAGCAGTTGACCCTGTCGCACGCCGACCAGGTACCCGACGAAAACGGCATCGGCTATGACGTGCTGGCCCTGCACCAGGCCCTCAACCAACTGGCAGAGTTGGAGCCACGTGCGGCAAGCACGATCGAGTTGACCTATTTCGGCGGCATGAGCCGCGATGAGATCGCCCTGGTATTGGATGTGTCCGCACCCACGGTCGACCGTGACCTGCGTTTTGCGCGGGCCTGGTTGAACCGGCAGCTGCGCTGA
- a CDS encoding protein kinase domain-containing protein: MGGERWRQVRELFDAVCELPREQWPHAITAGTADPIVREEVLQLLRSQTVGLSRVSNRLDTALARALAPELGVGERLGPWRLTARIAHGGMGTVFKAERADGLYQRTVAIKLLHGMPGATEVELLGTERQVLADLQLSNVARLYDGGTTPDGHPYLVMEYVDGVPLDGWCAEQALGLPQRLTLFLKICAIVQSAHEQLVLHCDLKPPNVLVQANGQPVLLDFGLARLLNEARDKRDSGYCTPGYASPELIAGQTVGAPSDVYSLGVMLLELLSTQMSTREAPSTGEAVTSPSANAPADLPWRRRLRGDLDAIVARACASDVALRYRSVEALMADLRRYLEMQPVLAREGGRLYRAGKALRRNWQGATIAAGGSALLAVFVFGLWETRRQAQEEAVVAQQVSNFMVGMFESADPFLRTGRGAEELSSRQLLDKASLQVARDLADAPAQLARMRAVLGVAYQNAGASHQADTLLQQAYAGFMDPRVARPLDAANVLADLSVQKTLDGDGELGRQLAGQGLDLIGRKGPAVVQARLYSAKGLALVNQQYFDLGEAAFDTAMALYKDAAGMDVAAEVSELAYNKGLMYLRWGRQASAEREFRQMLGSLHGRRTTLALAAEMRLAQILREQGKYEQALPLLQSGMQYALELYGAESSFVRMQYDGLADLYRDSGDYAAAELHYQKRNALSARLDGQDSVEYSMGLFNYGSLKELRGELAAAEVLYRQAWLIRKNKLGDDSPTSLRAESELARLLMRDGRAGEAGPMLMHADKGLSLSLPADAPGRVQAHLNRIDWHVRSGQLAQARQLLERMDLPVAEELQLRLLGIQADLAVRLGEGERALALRRTAVEFAGSKQGEGSAAVMETRLALAESLLQLGHARLAEEELQRVLPLMGRLQVAGSPDRRKLDGLLLLAARNVSAP, encoded by the coding sequence GTGGGCGGCGAACGTTGGCGGCAGGTGCGTGAATTGTTCGACGCGGTCTGCGAGTTGCCGCGCGAGCAGTGGCCGCACGCCATCACTGCCGGCACTGCCGATCCGATCGTGCGCGAAGAAGTACTGCAGCTGCTGCGTTCGCAGACCGTGGGCCTGAGCCGGGTCAGCAACCGCCTGGACACGGCATTGGCACGCGCATTGGCGCCGGAACTGGGCGTGGGCGAGCGGCTTGGGCCGTGGCGGCTGACCGCGCGTATCGCGCATGGCGGCATGGGCACCGTGTTCAAGGCCGAACGTGCCGACGGTCTCTACCAGCGCACCGTGGCTATCAAGCTGCTGCACGGCATGCCCGGCGCCACCGAAGTGGAGCTGCTCGGCACGGAGCGGCAGGTGCTGGCCGATCTGCAGTTGTCCAATGTGGCGCGTCTCTATGATGGCGGCACCACACCGGACGGGCATCCATATCTGGTGATGGAATACGTCGACGGTGTACCGCTGGATGGCTGGTGCGCCGAGCAGGCGTTGGGTTTGCCGCAACGGCTTACGCTGTTCCTGAAAATCTGCGCCATCGTGCAGTCGGCACACGAACAACTGGTGCTGCATTGCGATCTCAAACCTCCCAACGTTCTGGTCCAGGCCAATGGTCAGCCGGTGCTGTTGGACTTTGGATTGGCGCGTCTGCTCAACGAGGCGCGTGACAAGCGCGACTCCGGTTACTGCACCCCGGGCTATGCCAGCCCGGAGCTGATCGCAGGGCAAACCGTCGGCGCGCCCAGCGATGTCTACAGTCTTGGTGTGATGCTGCTCGAGCTGTTGTCCACGCAGATGTCGACGCGCGAGGCGCCGAGCACCGGTGAGGCGGTGACTTCGCCCAGTGCGAATGCACCGGCTGATCTGCCGTGGCGGCGCCGCCTGCGTGGTGACCTTGACGCCATCGTTGCGCGTGCCTGCGCCAGTGACGTCGCCCTGCGCTACCGTTCGGTTGAAGCCTTGATGGCCGACCTGCGCCGCTATCTGGAGATGCAGCCGGTGCTTGCCCGCGAGGGCGGCCGCCTGTATCGCGCGGGCAAGGCGCTGCGCCGGAACTGGCAGGGTGCCACCATCGCTGCGGGGGGAAGTGCGCTGCTGGCGGTATTCGTGTTCGGTTTGTGGGAGACGCGGCGGCAGGCACAGGAAGAGGCGGTTGTAGCGCAGCAGGTCAGCAACTTCATGGTTGGCATGTTCGAGTCCGCCGATCCGTTCCTGCGCACCGGGCGGGGAGCCGAGGAGTTGAGCTCGCGACAGCTGCTCGACAAGGCCTCGTTGCAGGTTGCACGTGATCTGGCGGATGCCCCGGCGCAGTTGGCGCGGATGCGTGCGGTGCTGGGCGTTGCCTATCAGAACGCAGGCGCCTCGCATCAGGCCGACACGCTGCTGCAACAGGCCTATGCCGGCTTCATGGACCCGCGGGTGGCGCGGCCGCTGGATGCGGCCAATGTGCTGGCCGATCTTTCCGTGCAGAAGACGCTTGATGGCGACGGCGAACTGGGCCGGCAGTTGGCGGGCCAGGGACTGGATCTGATCGGCCGCAAAGGCCCGGCGGTGGTGCAGGCACGGCTGTACAGCGCCAAGGGCCTGGCCCTGGTGAACCAGCAGTACTTCGATCTCGGCGAAGCGGCCTTCGATACGGCGATGGCGTTGTACAAGGATGCGGCAGGCATGGATGTGGCGGCCGAGGTCAGCGAACTGGCCTACAACAAGGGCCTGATGTACCTGCGCTGGGGCAGGCAGGCGTCGGCGGAGCGCGAGTTCCGGCAGATGCTGGGCAGCCTGCACGGCAGGCGCACCACCCTGGCCTTGGCGGCGGAGATGCGCCTGGCGCAGATACTGCGCGAACAGGGCAAGTACGAACAGGCATTGCCGCTGCTGCAATCAGGGATGCAGTACGCATTGGAGCTGTACGGTGCGGAGAGCAGCTTTGTCCGCATGCAGTACGACGGCCTGGCGGATCTGTATCGGGATTCGGGCGATTACGCGGCCGCGGAACTGCACTACCAGAAGCGGAACGCCTTGAGCGCTCGTCTGGATGGGCAGGATTCGGTCGAGTACTCGATGGGCTTGTTCAATTACGGCTCGTTGAAAGAGTTGCGCGGCGAGTTGGCCGCGGCCGAAGTTCTGTACCGGCAGGCCTGGTTGATCCGCAAAAACAAACTGGGCGATGACTCGCCTACCAGCCTGCGTGCCGAAAGCGAGTTGGCGCGCCTGCTGATGCGGGATGGGCGCGCGGGCGAGGCGGGCCCGATGCTGATGCACGCCGACAAGGGCTTGAGCCTGAGCTTGCCCGCCGATGCCCCCGGGCGCGTGCAGGCGCACTTGAACCGGATTGACTGGCATGTGCGCAGCGGTCAGCTGGCACAGGCGCGGCAGCTGCTTGAGCGAATGGACTTGCCGGTAGCCGAAGAGCTGCAGCTGCGGTTGCTGGGTATCCAGGCTGATCTGGCGGTACGGCTGGGCGAAGGCGAACGGGCACTGGCCCTGCGCAGGACGGCGGTGGAGTTTGCCGGCAGCAAGCAGGGCGAAGGCAGCGCGGCCGTCATGGAGACGCGGCTGGCGCTGGCCGAATCATTGCTGCAATTGGGGCATGCGCGCCTGGCCGAGGAGGAGCTGCAGCGGGTGTTGCCGCTGATGGGGCGCCTGCAGGTCGCCGGCTCGCCGGATAGACGAAAACTGGACGGGCTGCTCCTGCTGGCCGCGCGGAATGTGAGCGCACCCTAG
- a CDS encoding SapC family protein, giving the protein MKQLLIYDRPVQLNRVAHRNHRVVANDGDFRFASSLNSVPLACVEFARAVRDYPIVFAGNSADSVVPAALLGLRSGQNLMVDAEGRWAEGAYVPAFLRRYPFVLAENEAQGSDFTVCLDAAFEGLREGGEEGAALFDEEGNDSALLSNALEFLQEYQVHLARTRSLTAALVAHDLLVSKQVNVQTAAGETFSLDGFFVVDEQKLRELKGKALQDLAKSGDLGWIYAHLLSLANVELLSKVLDKQAAPAATH; this is encoded by the coding sequence ATGAAGCAGTTGCTGATCTACGACCGTCCGGTTCAGTTGAACCGCGTTGCACACCGCAACCATCGGGTGGTCGCCAACGACGGCGATTTCCGATTCGCCTCAAGTCTCAATTCCGTGCCGCTGGCCTGTGTGGAGTTCGCGCGTGCCGTACGCGACTACCCGATCGTGTTTGCCGGCAACAGCGCCGACAGCGTGGTGCCTGCCGCGCTGCTGGGCCTGCGCAGCGGCCAGAACCTGATGGTGGATGCCGAGGGGCGCTGGGCCGAAGGCGCTTATGTACCGGCGTTCCTGCGGCGTTATCCGTTCGTGCTGGCCGAAAACGAAGCGCAGGGGAGTGATTTCACCGTCTGCCTGGATGCGGCATTCGAGGGGCTGCGCGAAGGCGGCGAAGAGGGCGCGGCCTTGTTCGACGAGGAGGGCAATGACAGTGCCCTGTTGTCCAATGCGCTGGAGTTCCTGCAGGAGTACCAGGTGCATCTGGCCCGCACCCGCAGCCTGACGGCGGCCCTGGTCGCGCATGACCTGCTGGTGTCCAAGCAGGTCAACGTGCAGACCGCGGCAGGGGAGACCTTCTCGCTGGATGGCTTCTTCGTGGTTGACGAGCAGAAATTGCGCGAACTCAAGGGCAAGGCCTTGCAGGACCTGGCCAAGTCCGGCGACCTGGGCTGGATCTATGCCCATCTGCTGTCGCTGGCCAATGTCGAACTGCTGAGCAAGGTGCTGGACAAGCAGGCAGCGCCTGCTGCCACTCACTGA
- a CDS encoding DUF5694 domain-containing protein, protein MWGRGVLTGSMLALAMLAQTAQAQRFDPGAHKGPQHGVQNEVAVLGTLHLASLPETFDPASLAPLIDRLAAWQPRAIAIEVVSGQQCDTLRRYPARYALTVNDYCPDVSAAAKATGLDVAAANAAADKLLAAWPAQPTPAQRRDLAAKFLAGGERESALVQWLHLPAAERHTDASLNQELVAILEEQRSSRNETTLIAAPLAVRLGHQRLWPTDDHSADRYGPNPKAYVAAIRKAWDNPASKQRSAMYSGLAAQLDTPEKVLATYRRDNGPDVAPAAFASDYGATLEEPSPQGYGRMYVTGWETRNLRMAANIRDLMGPSPGMRTLVLVGASHKAYLDAYLDQMHDVRIVDVQQTLLK, encoded by the coding sequence ATGTGGGGTCGAGGCGTGTTGACCGGCAGCATGTTGGCGCTGGCGATGCTGGCGCAGACGGCGCAGGCACAACGCTTTGATCCAGGTGCGCACAAAGGGCCGCAGCACGGCGTGCAGAACGAAGTCGCGGTACTCGGCACCCTGCATCTGGCCAGCCTGCCGGAAACATTCGACCCCGCCTCACTCGCCCCGCTGATCGACCGTTTGGCAGCATGGCAGCCGAGGGCCATTGCCATCGAGGTGGTATCCGGGCAGCAATGCGACACCTTGCGCCGCTACCCCGCACGGTACGCACTGACGGTGAACGATTACTGCCCGGACGTGTCCGCAGCGGCAAAGGCAACCGGGCTCGATGTGGCAGCAGCCAATGCCGCAGCGGACAAGTTGCTGGCGGCATGGCCGGCGCAACCAACGCCAGCGCAGCGCCGGGACCTGGCCGCCAAATTCCTGGCCGGCGGAGAACGCGAATCGGCACTGGTGCAATGGCTGCACCTGCCCGCTGCGGAACGCCATACGGACGCCAGCCTGAACCAGGAATTGGTGGCCATCCTGGAAGAACAGCGCAGCAGCCGCAACGAAACCACGCTGATCGCCGCACCGCTGGCGGTACGCCTGGGGCATCAACGGCTATGGCCGACCGACGATCACAGTGCCGATCGCTACGGTCCCAATCCCAAGGCGTATGTCGCGGCGATCCGAAAGGCATGGGACAACCCGGCATCCAAGCAGCGGTCGGCAATGTACAGCGGACTGGCGGCACAGCTGGACACGCCAGAGAAGGTGTTGGCGACGTATCGCCGTGACAACGGTCCGGATGTGGCCCCGGCCGCTTTCGCAAGCGACTACGGCGCCACGTTGGAGGAACCCTCGCCGCAGGGTTACGGACGCATGTATGTCACCGGCTGGGAAACCCGCAACCTGCGCATGGCCGCGAACATCCGCGATCTGATGGGCCCAAGCCCCGGCATGCGCACGCTGGTGCTGGTCGGTGCCTCGCACAAAGCCTATCTGGACGCCTATCTGGACCAGATGCACGACGTGCGCATCGTCGATGTCCAGCAGACCTTGCTGAAGTAG